In Besnoitia besnoiti strain Bb-Ger1 chromosome I, whole genome shotgun sequence, the genomic window cagcagacgcagagccccagaaagaggagaagcagcgccgccgcgaggagccaggccgcggctgccatGCGTTCGACGGTGAACCAGCGCTGCCAGgagagcggagggagggtcgtggagagcggcagcATCGTGAATAGCCGGGCGGGCAGCGTTGTGACGGGGGGGTAGGTCGAACTTGCAGTGTACGAGAAGTCGTATCTGAGGCGGCACGCCTTGTTACAAAACTGCATCTCGACCGCCGCGGGACAGGGGGCGACCCCGgggcctgccgcctctctgAGAATCTGATtgtggcgcagctgccggcaGTGCAGACATTCTGACCACGCGCCCTCTGCAAATAcgcactcgcgccgctgACTGAGCAGGGCCAAATCGCCTTCTAACCTGGGGGACTCCTCAGCGACCAAACAGAAAGGGCGATCTGAAGCATCAGCGCAAGCCAACACCAAAGCAATGCCAGTCGTGTCGCGCTCTGCCCCCGCGGCGATACCCGGCGCGTCCGTGTCCTGCGTGCTGGTAGCTAGAAAAGCCGTGACGGTACCGTGGTGGTGTGGGAGTTTTCAGCGACAGCGTGCGGATTGAGACATGGCGCCTTCGGCATCAGCGCGCCTCTGTGTCTGGTcagcgcgtctcgcgtgtCTCGAGTGTCGTGTTGGCCTGTTCGTAGCTGGGCGGCGGATCGGGCGTTTCAGAGACTCTCGTGAGATGGCCGCTTTTCTTTCGCTACGCGTCACGCACCTCCACACGGCTTTCGTTGCACCATTTCGCACGGCCTGCCGCCCCACTGGGCTTCCCGCCGCTTTGAAAACACGCGGGTGGAGACGCAGTGCGCGTCGCAGACGCTCCACTCGCTCCACTCGCCTTGACAgtcgagggcggagacgtcGAAGACGGGTCGCTCGTGCTCGGCGGGGCAGTCGGGGAGTCCGAAGAAGCCCTCGGGGGGCAGGCCCCCGAGGGCTTGCCGGCGAAGCGGACTTCGGCCAAAACCAAGGCAACGTctgaggccgctgcgtcgaCTGAGCACTCCAGCGCGTACACGCCAAACAGACGTATCTGGTGCCATGACCAGTAGGAGACCGCccacgcgtcgtcgcggttCATGACATTCGGCGGCGCGATGCGCCCGAGGAACCCCTCGCGAGAGCCTAGGGTGGCGTGCCGCCGGTTGTAGGCCGTGCAGGTGAACCGAAGACCGCGTAGCCACTCTTCGGGCTTGAGCAGGAACACCAGGGCGATCGCCCACACGTCGCTTGCGTCCTTCAGCTGCACCGTAAAGGCAGACGGGCGACGGTTGAACGTGACGAAGGTCTCGAGATTTCCGTcagacacgcgcagcgcgttggggtcgtccgcggccgcctcggcagcgcctccaacGCCCTCGTAGACGCGCGCGATCTCCAGGCGTTCGCAGGCGTCCTCGAGACAACTCGGAAGACGCGTGGCTCCACTGCGCAGCGTGCATACAGTCGCCTCGTCCGGCGCGAACTCCTCCACCACTTCCTTCCTGTGGCACGTGCTGTCGCAAGGTGCCTCGCGGTTccacctgcagcgccgcagttGCACAGTGATCGTTTTTTATGCCGACCATCGGCCGCACAAGGCACCTGGTTTGAAACAAAAGACTCGGGGCCCCATGCTGTGAACTCTTTCATctttcgcctgcgccgcggactTCGGCGCTTCAGCTCACGTCGCAAAGACCAGCGGTGCGCACCCGCGTGCATTTCAAAAGCCTTTTGAAAGGCTTTCTTTCGTGCTTCTCTGTCGCCCAAATATCTGCATGTTGGGGGGGACACGTGTACGAACAGGCGTCACTCTACAGGCCGGTGGCGTGCACGCTCGTTGTGAGATACAGAGAACTGAGTTGTCTATGATTGCAACACGCCATCGCCCCGGCGGGCTGCgtaagacagctaaaagtggGAGAGGCCGTGCATCTTCTAATCACTCCCCTTCGTAGCGCAGATATCGTGAGCTGGTAGCGGTTGTTTAGAAACTAGCTTACTTGGCAACACACGTAGGGTCCTCCTGGCGTTTGCGGACGCGAATGAATTGAAGGGTgaacgcgcggctcgcctccttcggccAGAGAGCTTCCTCCAACGCAGTGTCGTTTCCGCGGGTGAACCGTGTGAGCCAGAAGACCGATTCATCCGCGAGGCGGATCCAGTCGGTTGAAAATGCTGCATTGCTGAGGGCGCTGCCCAGGACGCGTTCCACGACGACAGGCGTCGACCCTTCGACAACCCCGTCCTCCGTGATCTCTAAGAAGGTGGCGCTTCGTCGGAGGGCGCTGCTATAGCCTACGAGGAAGGAGCCTTGTGGGGGGCCGAGGGGGCTGATTCGCGGTTCAGAGTACTCTAGCACACTGAGGCCGCCTGTAATCTCTCTGACAGAGCTCAAAGCTGCTCTGCCCTCCACATTCCACTTGCCTATCATgagcttcgccgtctgcacGCGCCCCCACAGCGGGTCAGCTGCGTCCGGCGCCACCGCCCCTCCCCACGTGGATCTCCGCCAGAACAGCAGCcattcgcctcgctctccaaCTGGCAAAATTTGAGCGTCTGTGTCAACAGGGACCCGCGCAACTGCATTGTGCGCCGCACCCGCGTCGCTCTGAAGGACTTCCGTGGAGCCCACCGCGAGGTTGTCATTGATGAAGACGCCGGGCGCGTCGGCCTTGTCATTCGTGCACACACTCGCCCACTTGTGAGTCTGGGGGTGGACGCGTACCACGGGCCGCGAAGAGCAACTTGAGCACTTTTTGTTGAGGAGGCCGTTGCTACCGACGAGACTGCCGTCGTCTGCAACCAACTGAGTGAGACACTGCGGCCACAGCACAGCTCTGCCGTCCATCATTTCCCACTGGTGCGTGTGAAAGACGACTGCGTAGCGGGCCTCGCTCGCAGTTCCTCCGCCAGGGTCTGCCGAGAGCCCGTTGGTGTTCCCCTGCCCGTAGTCCAGATAGACATCCGTAGCCACGAGCGTCTCCCACTCGGGCTCTTGCTCCTCTCCAGGCCGAAATCTCGCAATGAAAACAGACCCGTAACCCCCgctgtgctgcgcggcgccctctggAGGGCCTAGCCTGTATCCGTGGCTGCTGCCCGAAGAGTCCGCTTGCCAGCCTTCGCTCGCAGTGCGGTGTGcggacgctgcagaggcagcgagctcGTATTGGTAACACTCAGAGGAACTGTGCGCCCAGGCTGCCGCTCCAGAGCAGATGCGGTCGCCTGCTGGCACGGTGATGGACTCCGCGCCATACAGTTGTGCCAGGCAGGAGGGGCGGTGGGGGTTGCCATTTTTCTTCAGATTCACTGAGCAGGGGCCGCCTCCCCGGCACACGCGCACGTCGCTGGGAGTTTTGCATCTAGCTGTCCAGAAGGCAATCACGATTTTGTTAGAATTGTCGCCCTCATGAGGGCCGTGGACCCAGAATCCGAGGGCCTTCAGTTCCGGATACTTGTCTGGGTTTGCATACATGAAAGAGTGCCGAAAATGAAGCGTGTCTCCTACGTAGTAGTTCTGCTGAGCTCGCTCACCCGTGTATGCAAAAAATTCAACACGAACATGACAGGAAAGCACGAGAGGGCTAGTTCCGGCGTGGCTGTTGCCGTGTCGGTCCTGCTCCGGACACCAGTTATACAAAACAGCCAACTTATCCTTCGTCAGTGGCAGAAAGGCAAAGCGTTCGAATGCAGGATACCCCGTTAAAGTTTTGATGGCTGCATATTCCGCAAGCTTCCCACGCACTTTCACTCTTCCCCTGCTGAGCTGCTCTCCGAGTGTCAGATTCCCATGTTCGAATGTGATGAAGCAGTCCGCTGTCAGGTGGGTGGTCACATACAGAAGCAGCCATGTCAAGCATGAACGAGTAACGAGAATCTGCACGAAGGAGCGCTCCCTCCCCGCGACGGGACTGGCAAGAAGTGCCATCAAGTTGGCTGATCTCTCGAAGAACGACGGGGAGTTGTTGGAAGGCGGAAGCGCTGGGGTTGCTCGCCCCGTCAGCAGGGATGCGCTCCCACACTCAAAATGCGAAACCGTCTGCTCCACTCTTAGGTTGAAGCAAATTTCCCACAGAGATGGCGAAGGGGAAAGTGACGTCCGGCGAATCCACGACGAATGGGTCTAGCCCCCAAAAAAGCGCTAGGCGTCTCTTGAAACAACCTGGGCGACCGGTCCTTTCACTTTTTTTGGAAAAAGAACAACGGGTTCGCTCCACCCTTGCGTGATGTGCATCCGCCGTACTGTGAACCAGCCGCAAGCCAGTTCCGGTGTATCCATAgccagagagaaagagactgGTCGGTTAAATCACCAACAAGTCGAGAGAAGAGCAGCGATAGCGCGGTAAAATTCAACTGCAGCGATGTGAGCTTTCCGCAGATACGCGCGTAGCGCATACCGTGTACGAAAGCGGTCACATACTTCGAAAGAAGGCTTCAAACACTGGATTGAGGAGCTAAAGGCTCCACGCGGGCTCTGACACAGCCCCCCGCACAGAAGCCAAAAGCtgtttgtaagaaaattaaaccagTTGATTGCACCCTGCTTTGACTGTGCCTTTCTTTTAGCTCCGCAGAGGTCATGATGTCTCCTCTCCAACAGCTGCACGAGCAACCTGCTCGTTTCGCGGTTGACCCGAGGGGGTGAAGGACGGTCTTTTGTGTCACCCTTCGTCGGAGCACCATTGTCACTTTGTGGAAGAAGTGCTACTATTGAATGCTCCTGGCACATCGTTGCTGTGCAAGATGCATGTCTGCTGTTTTAGATTAAGCGTGCGGTGGTCTGTATCCTGCTACGCCAGCGCGTGGGGCGAAGACACACGCTGGGATAACAGCTCTTTACCGTGGAGCGACGAAACCTATAGCAGTATGCCGGGAAATAGGTCCCTTGCGGAATACAGCCACTTTTTTATATTCACTTTAGTGTTTCAAAGTGCGAAGTAGCCCTAGTCGACATCCTAGCGCTAATCCGTTCGGAAGTGCCGGCACCATACGGAAGAGCTGCGTTGGCTGCCACTTTCGAGTTAggtgcagctgcagaaaTTTTCGATAGCGACATGCCCTCCCTAGAGACACTTTCAAATGTACGTTGAATCATTCTAAGTGATCACGAAGGTAATGCGCATGAATCCGTGAGCGGATGACGCTCGACAGCGGCGGGCAGACACGAACGGGAAGGTACAGCTGACTCATACACATGCGCAAACTTCGCCACTACGAACAGGTGGAAGATTCGTATCAATAGAGGGATGCTGCACTGAGAACAACGACGAAAAAAACTGGGAAAAAGTCATCCAGGTTTGACACTGACCGTCGGCAGGCAGGGGGCATCCGTAGGAGCTGCTTCACGCGCGGAAGTTCACTTTTCCCGCTCACACAAAATACTACGATaggcggcagacggcagGAATTCGCTTTCCCATTGCAACAACCGAGGCACATATTCATTTTACTTTATTTAGCAGTGTCCTGCCTCGCCAACGCACGTAGCACTTCTGCGGTGTGCATGTGGGCGCATTTCGGTGCTGAAGCTAGCCACCAGCAGACACACGATGTCTTGCAACGGGTAGCCCACTCAACGGGCTACATTCTTACTCCACGAGAGCTGGACGTCTTTTCCATGTTTAGATGAGCCAGCCGTAAAAGATCGACCAATAGATCAAATTGTTCCGTTCCCTCTTGTGGCAGTGCCCCCCCGCCTTTCCCCAAATAAAGCTAGTGCTGTCTCCGTCTCTGCTTCGAGGCATCTGGTAAGTGGTTGAGCCCACAATTTCAGTCGGGGACGTACCATGCCATGGCAAGCAGAGGGGATGTCTTCTGAATATATGCATCGTATCGGCAAACGAAGGCTCTTGTTCGGCTGATCTGTTCGCAGCTGCAAAATGTTTGTGCTGCATTGTATTCCCTACCGTGGTACCATCGTCCGTTAGGTGGCAATGTGGGTCAACGGCACAGGAGACTAGGTCCGAAAAAGAGTAAGCAATATTGCGGTAATGGGTCTGGGACCCTGAAGGGCATCTACATTTTGTAACCGTTTCTTCAAAAATGAGAGTTTTCGGACGACGCTCTGTGCCTGGGGGTTTTGGCCTTCCCTCCGGTGTCTGCCCAGGATGCGGCCCGGCACCTGCTGACGAAGAAGGGATCAGGGGTATTGCACAGTGGCTGAAACGAGGCCTGAATGTCTCGGATGCGCGTCCATTCCCTCTCCAAATACTTCTTTCTGTGGCTCTCTTTAgcatctgcggcgtctttctcGCATGTGTCACCTGCGGGGGAGGTATTATGTTCACTGTCGCAGTCCACGTTTCTCCATCTACTATTTCCGGAGACCTAGATATCGACCGTAATATACTATGGGCCCGCCGGCGTGGGACACAGCTACCGCAGAAGATTCTGCAGGATCATCTTGTGGCAGCTCATGACGGATCGCATGGTTCCTTCCTGTCCAGCCGGAGCATACAGGTAGATTGGCTACCTCACGAAACAGCACTACCGTCACCGTCAGGCaacggcggcgtcgctccacAACTGTACTCCCGTGTCCCACATATTTCCGAGGGACCCATTTCAGCAAGTAGTGGTGGGAGCCGCAGTAGATCTATGGCAACCGATACGAACAGCCCTGCTTTTCAAGAGTGCTTCAAGTCACTAGAAGGGACAACAGAGGAGCTCAAGAGCTCCACGCCGGCTTTTAGTTGCCCTCCTGCCACCATCAAGTGAGATAAATTGAAGAGAAAAGTGTAGAGACTTGTTCTAGCAGCATCCGGGGTGATTACAAGCCATGGTGAAAAAACTGACTTTCAGCCAACGCGTAGAAGTACTTGCCAGCCGTGCTATTGCGaacgaagcagagaaagTATATCATCCTCAAGATACCACCGAACTGGAATACTGTATTCCATGGCCTGTTTTTGTTATTCACGAAGCAGTTCGGGAAACTCAGCATTTCCCGGACTGcaaggcgcgagacgcgaacaGGAATTACATACTGTATCGAGCCCACGGTAACGGTGAGCCGCGAGTGTCGGTCGACGAGTTCTTGTCCCTCTCCCGCCTCGGCTGTCTATGTGAGCAGAGGATGGAGGATGATTTACTTGCTTTATGCGCCTTTCGAAGGCCTGGTTAGCTCATCGCTTCCGCCCCCATACCGTCGGCATCTCCGAGTCCTCAAGGACATTTCAGAAAAACAAGGTAAGGAGATCGAGACGCAAGCCTTTTTGCGTCTACTCAGGCGCGAGGGATCTGAGGTAGACGCAGAGCCAACTCGGCGATGCAGTTGTACTGTGAAAGTCAGCATCTGGAACTATAGGCGCCTGCCTGGCCACAGAACAGTCAAATGTTGCTGCCTGACTCTTCGATCCCTATAATGGTGTGATACTGCATCGGCACTTTGCTCTTGTGGAAAGGTCGTTGGTCGTTGCCGGCATCTGCGACTGAACTGCCTGTTGATGATCGATTTTAAAGTAAGACACTACCGTATCAACATCTTAGGAAAGGGTGCGACTTCAACCCTTTTCGCTGGAGTAGTGGCAAGATCTACGCAGGCGTTCTCCGCGCTTCTGTTTCCTCCTGTTGTTCTCGCTGTCCGAATACGCGCAGAACAAACAGAAAAACAGCGGTATTTGGAGACAAACCGCACCATACTGTATCCTCCGTCACAAATGTCTTAACGACAAACTTTGCTCCACCGCGTGTTTCAGGCTGGCACATCGACCCAGTATCCCTTGATCATGAATGCCAGGACGCAGTGATGTGGCTCCACTGCAAAATGCATGATGAAATGATCCGGTGCGGCGGCCGGGCTACGAACTGGCAGTATGAATCGACAAGTGATCTTCAGACAGCTCGTAAGTTGTGCACCTTGACCATGAGAAGTATTTCGCGATCTCCGCTTCTGCGCTCCACGTGTGGAACTCTCACAACAGCTGGTCTGGTAAACGCATTGACTGCGCCCTGTCTGCTCTGCTGATTTGTTGAGGTGTTATTACTTTACAACATGAGCGACTTGGAAGCCTTGAGTACCTCAACAAGTTTCACGAGCTTTTCGCAACGTATGGCCATCCTTTTCACTCCAATGTATCGCTTGTTTCTCCACTGGACAGAACAGTACTGCTCCAAACCCGAGTCTCCAATTTTCAACGCATGTGGGAAGGTGGCGCTTTCTGCTCGCTCCGCGAAAGAGGTTTACCCTTTTAACGGGTGCAGGTAAGGCGGGCTAAAATGTCTCTCGAAGGGCAACTTGTCGTGCTTCACTGAATACGGCCACTCACAGAAGGCCTTCCGCGAACGTCTAGCTAGAGAGTTCACTAGTTGTTACTCATATCCCGTGCACCCTGCGCGCTGTTTGGGCGTGCGTGCTGCTAGTGAGGGCCTTCACCATCATTATATCCTCTGTAACACTACCTCGTGAGGCCGCTGATGAAGACGaatcgccgtcgcctcttcaTAGCACGATGAGGTTCATCCCGTGTGGTGCCTGTCTCCCATTTTGAATTCCCCGAGAGCAGTCACTAGGACAGCCCACAGGCAGACTGCGTTCTGGCGCCAACACAACTTACTGGCTTTGCCTACGACTTTGTATCGAGCGAAGCAGGAGGAGAGGCTTTCGAGCATCTCGAGGGGATAGCCACAGCAGAAACCTAGTTGCCTGAGCTCTACTGCGGCGAACGTGTCTCCTGCGTGGTGCTTGAGCTTCCAACCCATCGCGTTCTCACTGTATTCCATGCATGTCTCTGTGATTCATTCGTGGTATCTTCTCAGGCTGTTCAATGAACAAGGTGGCCACTTGCCCCCAGGGACCGTGATTGTTTATTCGGGCAGCAGATGGGGAAGCCAAGCGCCTATATTTATATTAACAGCCGTCTTAACTATTTTTCAGCTTTTGATGGAGCAACCGTAACACGTGGCAGCGCCCGTACGATAATCCCTCAAGATGATTGCGGCGATGCGGAAAGAAACTAATTGCTAAAAATACGTCCAATATCATTGAGTCGGTTCCAGCGATGCTGGTGCTCGATCCTAACGTCTATTCACATTGAAGTTGAACATGCACGCAACATTGTACGCAGTCCTCCAAATAGCAGTTTGATTCGACTTATGCGTCACATCTGCTAAGGACCCTGGGTTTGATGAAGATCCCGTGTCATCAGCGGGTCCTCCGGAAAAACCACACCTAGTGGATTTCTCGGTACCTGCGTTCAACGAGGGCTCATGGGTACTTTCACGAGTACTCGGGTGCCTCCTCTACAAACACAAGATTCCGGTGTACAAACGCTGTTCCTGTCGCTACTTGCTTTAGTCGTTGAAGGGATCTCTGACACGAGAGGGACTCCAGGCATTCCACGCTTCTGTTGCCCGGAAGGGGCTGTTTATATCAGGTGTAGTACCGGGGTTGATTCCAGAATCGGAATTATATGTCTCGGTTTGAGACCCGATCGAGACAGTCGAGAAAGATGAAGACAGCGGTTTGTGCGGCAGGAGGATGTCtacagaggagagaggacggcTTGATCCTAAGGCACTCATTCTATAGCCGCTTCGTGTGGTTGGATCCACTGATGGAAAGAAACCGCTGTGAACTTCTGAGCTCATTTCTGCGGACCCCTCGATCCCGATGCCTGATAATTCTTGAGCCACAGGAGGCAGGGACACGATTGACTGCCCGCTCCCGCTGCTAATTGAGTCATGTGTACCGTCTTGGAAAACCGTACGAGGACTTAGACCCGTCAGCGGCATCCTCATGCCCAGGAAGCTTCCCCGCGGTGGTGCGGCTTGAAACC contains:
- a CDS encoding hypothetical protein (encoded by transcript BESB_005330), encoding MALLASPVAGRERSFVQILVTRSCLTWLLLYVTTHLTADCFITFEHGNLTLGEQLSRGRVKVRGKLAEYAAIKTLTGYPAFERFAFLPLTKDKLAVLYNWCPEQDRHGNSHAGTSPLVLSCHVRVEFFAYTGERAQQNYYVGDTLHFRHSFMYANPDKYPELKALGFWVHGPHEGDNSNKIVIAFWTARCKTPSDVRVCRGGGPCSVNLKKNGNPHRPSCLAQLYGAESITVPAGDRICSGAAAWAHSSSECYQYELAASAASAHRTASEGWQADSSGSSHGYRLGPPEGAAQHSGGYGSVFIARFRPGEEQEPEWETLVATDVYLDYGQGNTNGLSADPGGGTASEARYAVVFHTHQWEMMDGRAVLWPQCLTQLVADDGSLVGSNGLLNKKCSSCSSRPVVRVHPQTHKWASVCTNDKADAPGVFINDNLAVGSTEVLQSDAGAAHNAVARVPVDTDAQILPVGERGEWLLFWRRSTWGGAVAPDAADPLWGRVQTAKLMIGKWNVEGRAALSSVREITGGLSVLEYSEPRISPLGPPQGSFLVGYSSALRRSATFLEITEDGVVEGSTPVVVERVLGSALSNAAFSTDWIRLADESVFWLTRFTRGNDTALEEALWPKEASRAFTLQFIRVRKRQEDPTCVAKWNREAPCDSTCHRKEVVEEFAPDEATVCTLRSGATRLPSCLEDACERLEIARVYEGVGGAAEAAADDPNALRVSDGNLETFVTFNRRPSAFTVQLKDASDVWAIALVFLLKPEEWLRGLRFTCTAYNRRHATLGSREGFLGRIAPPNVMNRDDAWAVSYWSWHQIRLFGVYALECSVDAAASDVALVLAEVRFAGKPSGACPPRASSDSPTAPPSTSDPSSTSPPSTVKASGASGASATRTASPPACFQSGGKPSGAAGRAKWCNESRVELRHNQILREAAGPGVAPCPAAVEMQFCNKACRLRYDFSYTASSTYPPVTTLPARLFTMLPLSTTLPPLSWQRWFTVERMAAAAWLLAAALLLLFLGLCVCCSFRAPATSTPEPVAYAADQDLPPRLSTFTSMRRRTTVRIHSAATAVAEIVAAAQASLPPADASNVEEGTSRKSVQALAEYALGGRERPLPRAALDVKEDRRARGTRRTLAEDASPAASSSRSFADANEDSFGLVPIEKATEGSASICESAPRSPGDGDAESPARQARRLRFVKAFHGDASDGAGGQGARFRPSAFAPLPPSPRCSTPHAAREDALWEAAHAAAAFKPASEDVSVRRDAPHAKRESAAGARDCGKSWRGRSSPPGDAQRSSQGRQAALDAEI